GCGGTCAAGGGTCGGGGCCACGGAGGCCGGGGCGTGCTGGGCGCCCCGGCCTCTGCCTTTACCTGACGTCGAGGACGCGGGCCGCGGCGAGGACGCCGGCGACGCACATGCCGTTCGTGATGCGCCCGTCCAGCACCCACGCGACGGCCTCGGCGAGCGGCAGCCACCTCACCTCGAGGTCGAGCTCCTCCCCCATGACCTCGGGGCGGTCCGCCTCCTCGCGCACGTCGCGGCCGAGGAACACCTCGTACCGCTCGTCGGAGCCGCCGGGCGTCGGGTGCACCGTGAGCAGGTGGGTCAGCGTGCCCGCCGCCCAGCCGGTCTCCTCGTGCAGCTCGCGGGCGGCGGTGCGTTCGGGCGGCTCGCCGTCGACGTCGCGGATGCCGGCGGGCAGCTCCCAGATCGCGGAACGCAGCGCGTGCCGGTACTGCTTGATGAGCAGCACCCTGAGCTCGTCGTCGACCGCGGCGACGCCGACGGCGCCGGGGTGGCGTACGACGTCGCGTTCGGCCTCCTCGCCGTCCGGCATGCGGACGACGTCGGTCTCGACGCGGATGACGCTGCCGGTGAAGCGCGGGGTGCTGGAGAGGACCTCGTACGTCACGGGGTGACGGCCTCGGCGGCCTCCTCGGCCTCCGCGAAGGGCAGCGCGCCCACCCGCCCCGCGGCGACCTCGCACGCCGCGCCGACGAGCCCGGCGAACAGCGGGTGCGCCCGGGTCGGCCGCGACCGGAACTCCGGGTGCGCCTGCGTCCCGACGAAGAACGGGTGCACGTCGCGGGGCAGCTCGGCGTACTCGACGAGGCGGCCGTCCGGCGACGTCCCGGAGAAGACGAGGCCCGCCTCCTCGAGCTGCTTGCGGTACGCGTTGTTGACCTCGTAGCGGTGGCGGTGCCGCTCGCTGACGTACGGCTCGCCGTACAGCTCCGCCGTGATGCTGCCGGGAGCGAGCTTGGCGGGGTACATGCCGAGGCGCATCGTGCCGCCCATGTCGCGGTCGCCGGCGACGACGTCGCGCTGGTCGGCCATCGTCGCGATGACCGGGTGCGGCGTGGCGGAGTCGAACTCCGCCGAGTTGGCCCCCTCCAGACCCGCCAGGTCGCGCGCCACCTCGATGACCATGCACTGCAGGCCGAGGCAGATGCCGAGCGCGGGGATGCCGTGCTCGCGGGCGTGGCGGATCGCGCCGAGCTTGCCCTCGATGCCGCGCACGCCGAAGCCGCCGGGCACGAGGATGCCGTCGACGTCGGCCAGCGCCGTCGCCGCGCCGTCGGGCGTCGCGCAGTCGTCGCTCGTCACCCAGCGGATCTCC
The Frankiaceae bacterium DNA segment above includes these coding regions:
- a CDS encoding NUDIX hydrolase, which encodes MTYEVLSSTPRFTGSVIRVETDVVRMPDGEEAERDVVRHPGAVGVAAVDDELRVLLIKQYRHALRSAIWELPAGIRDVDGEPPERTAARELHEETGWAAGTLTHLLTVHPTPGGSDERYEVFLGRDVREEADRPEVMGEELDLEVRWLPLAEAVAWVLDGRITNGMCVAGVLAAARVLDVR